In Helianthus annuus cultivar XRQ/B chromosome 9, HanXRQr2.0-SUNRISE, whole genome shotgun sequence, the following are encoded in one genomic region:
- the LOC110878494 gene encoding 50S ribosomal protein L18, chloroplastic, with product MNMALRAFTAPLQFKNCDLFGNGSLSIPSVQSRRIVHIKTWVIEARARTRVESPKVRNRRLQKKYNGTQKKPRLSVFCSGKQLYAMLVDDQNKKCLFYGSTLQQSVRSTPDCTTIEAAQRVGEELVKTCADMGIEEISSYDRNGFSRGARMEAFEIALSGHGFLFR from the exons ATGAATATGGCGCTTCGGGCATTCACTGCGCCTCTGCAGTTCAAGAACTGTGATCTCTTTGGCAATGGTTCTTTGAGTATTCCTTCGGTTCAGAGTAGAAGAA TTGTTCATATAAAGACATGGGTGATTGAAGCACGAGCTAGGACCAGGGTAGAAAGTCCGAAAGTTAGGAACAGAAGATTGCAGAAAAAG TACAATGGCACACAGAAGAAACCAAGGCTTTCGGTATTCTGTTCTGGAAAACAATTGTATGCTATGCTTGTTGATGATCAGAACAAGAAATGCTTGTTTTATGGCAGCACTCTGCAGCAATCGGTTCGTTCAACCCCTGATTGTACCACCATT GAAGCCGCACAACGTGTTGGTGAAGAGCTTGTTAAGACGTGTGCTGATATGGGAATTGAAGAAATATCGTCTTATGATCGTAATGGGTTTTCTCGGGGAGCAAGGATGGAAGCATTTGAAATTGCACTTTCGGGTCATGGGTTCTTGTTTCGTTAG
- the LOC110878495 gene encoding uncharacterized protein LOC110878495 isoform X1: protein MVKLEWAEAQTVVAPLLHFAFLLVGQLLACCVTLRLQSSISESDVQVIDSKGMEAASNLPLPDAFLQFLNDNGIDPCIYTAADFLPRYVRLKPGCEEQVEVIEADIRCKLEKVEWLPNFYSLPPHIQIASSKSYQEGQIYGIDAASGAAVSALNISPGDHVLDLCAAPGAKLCMILELLGNSGSVTGVDVARHRLAACRTLVQKYSLGDHCRLFVANGAEFSLVPIRVDSDIKSLNREFGMKGDEFLYKEWTSRKPYKERKKAIKEREKGSLQLNQDPELIYYGRHSGVVGLSKTDLFKTVSTPEISQYGYDKVLVDAECTHDGSIKHIQKFENWGWTTLERRVLDAERTDDLTVLQFRLLTNGFKLLKAGGYLVYSTCSLTYAQNEDIVEKFLSLNPCAELLDIDGSECWPCKSGRIPKTLRFDPLTSRTSGLFVAKFTKHPER, encoded by the exons ATGGTCAAACTGGAGTGGGCCGAAGCCCAAACGGTTGTGGCACCTCTTCTGCACTTTGCTTTTCTGCTCGTCGGACAACTGCTGGCCTGCTGCGTTACTCTTCGTTTACAGTCGTCAATTTCAGAAAG TGATGTTCAGGTGATTGATTCCAAGGGTATGGAAGCAGCCTCTAATCTGCCATTGCCAGATGCGTTTCTTCAGTTTCTCAACGATAATGGAATCGATCCTTGTATCTATACGGCCGCTGATTTTCTCCCTCGTTATGTTAG ATTAAAGCCCGGATGTGAAGAGCAAGTCGAAGTAATCGAAGCTGACATTAGATGTAAGCTTGAGAAAGTCGAATGGTTACCCAACTTCTATTCGTTACCGCCCCACATTCAGATTGCTAGCTCAAAATCATATCAGGAAGGACAG ATATACGGAATCGATGCAGCATCCGGAGCTGCAGTTTCAGCTTTGAATATCTCACCTGGAGATCACGTTCTTGATCTTTGTGCTGCTCCAG GTGCTAAACTTTGCATGATATTAGAACTACTTGGAAACTCAGGTTCCGTAACCGGTGTCGATGTGGCAAGACACCGGTTAGCCGCTTGTAGAACTCTGGTCCAGAAATACTCACTCGGTGATCATTGCCGTCTCTTTGTCGCTAACGGAGCTGAATTTTCTCTCGTCCCGATCCGTGTTGATTCCGACATTAAATCTT TGAACAGGGAATTCGGTATGAAAGGAGATGAGTTTTTGTACAAGGAGTGGACATCTAGGAAGCCGTATAAGGAAAGAAAAAAGGCGATTAAAGAACGGGAAAAGGGCTCGTTGCAGTTGAATCAAGACCCGGAACTGATATATTATGGGCGGCATTCTGGGGTTGTTGGATTGAGTAAAACCGATTTGTTTAAAACTGTTTCAACTCCTGAGATCTCACAATACGGTTATGATAAG GTACTTGTGGATGCAGAGTGCACCCATGATGGTTCAATTAAACATATCCAGAAGTTTGAAAACTGGGGATGGACAACTCTAGAGCGTCGGGTTTTGGATGCGGAGAGAACCGATGATTTGACTGTTCTTCAG TTTCGGCTTTTGACTAATGGTTTCAAGTTACTAAAAGCGGGAGGGTATCTTGTTTACAGCACCTGCAG TTTAACTTATGCTCAGAACGAAGACATTGTTGAGAAATTTCTTTCTCTAAATCCATGTGCTG AGTTGTTGGACATAGATGGTTCAGAATGTTGGCCCTGCAAGAGTGGACGGATACCGAAAACTTTGCGGTTTGATCCATTGACTTCTAGAACAAGTGGCCTTTTTGTTGCCAAGTTCACAAAACATCCAGAAAGATAA
- the LOC110878495 gene encoding multisite-specific tRNA:(cytosine-C(5))-methyltransferase trm4b isoform X2: MEAASNLPLPDAFLQFLNDNGIDPCIYTAADFLPRYVRLKPGCEEQVEVIEADIRCKLEKVEWLPNFYSLPPHIQIASSKSYQEGQIYGIDAASGAAVSALNISPGDHVLDLCAAPGAKLCMILELLGNSGSVTGVDVARHRLAACRTLVQKYSLGDHCRLFVANGAEFSLVPIRVDSDIKSLNREFGMKGDEFLYKEWTSRKPYKERKKAIKEREKGSLQLNQDPELIYYGRHSGVVGLSKTDLFKTVSTPEISQYGYDKVLVDAECTHDGSIKHIQKFENWGWTTLERRVLDAERTDDLTVLQFRLLTNGFKLLKAGGYLVYSTCSLTYAQNEDIVEKFLSLNPCAELLDIDGSECWPCKSGRIPKTLRFDPLTSRTSGLFVAKFTKHPER, translated from the exons ATGGAAGCAGCCTCTAATCTGCCATTGCCAGATGCGTTTCTTCAGTTTCTCAACGATAATGGAATCGATCCTTGTATCTATACGGCCGCTGATTTTCTCCCTCGTTATGTTAG ATTAAAGCCCGGATGTGAAGAGCAAGTCGAAGTAATCGAAGCTGACATTAGATGTAAGCTTGAGAAAGTCGAATGGTTACCCAACTTCTATTCGTTACCGCCCCACATTCAGATTGCTAGCTCAAAATCATATCAGGAAGGACAG ATATACGGAATCGATGCAGCATCCGGAGCTGCAGTTTCAGCTTTGAATATCTCACCTGGAGATCACGTTCTTGATCTTTGTGCTGCTCCAG GTGCTAAACTTTGCATGATATTAGAACTACTTGGAAACTCAGGTTCCGTAACCGGTGTCGATGTGGCAAGACACCGGTTAGCCGCTTGTAGAACTCTGGTCCAGAAATACTCACTCGGTGATCATTGCCGTCTCTTTGTCGCTAACGGAGCTGAATTTTCTCTCGTCCCGATCCGTGTTGATTCCGACATTAAATCTT TGAACAGGGAATTCGGTATGAAAGGAGATGAGTTTTTGTACAAGGAGTGGACATCTAGGAAGCCGTATAAGGAAAGAAAAAAGGCGATTAAAGAACGGGAAAAGGGCTCGTTGCAGTTGAATCAAGACCCGGAACTGATATATTATGGGCGGCATTCTGGGGTTGTTGGATTGAGTAAAACCGATTTGTTTAAAACTGTTTCAACTCCTGAGATCTCACAATACGGTTATGATAAG GTACTTGTGGATGCAGAGTGCACCCATGATGGTTCAATTAAACATATCCAGAAGTTTGAAAACTGGGGATGGACAACTCTAGAGCGTCGGGTTTTGGATGCGGAGAGAACCGATGATTTGACTGTTCTTCAG TTTCGGCTTTTGACTAATGGTTTCAAGTTACTAAAAGCGGGAGGGTATCTTGTTTACAGCACCTGCAG TTTAACTTATGCTCAGAACGAAGACATTGTTGAGAAATTTCTTTCTCTAAATCCATGTGCTG AGTTGTTGGACATAGATGGTTCAGAATGTTGGCCCTGCAAGAGTGGACGGATACCGAAAACTTTGCGGTTTGATCCATTGACTTCTAGAACAAGTGGCCTTTTTGTTGCCAAGTTCACAAAACATCCAGAAAGATAA